The Ranitomeya imitator isolate aRanImi1 chromosome 3, aRanImi1.pri, whole genome shotgun sequence genome has a window encoding:
- the GJA9 gene encoding gap junction alpha-9 protein: MGDWNFLGVILEEVHIHSTIVGKIWLTILFIFRMLVLGVAAEEVWNDEQSQFVCNTDQPGCKTVCYDQAFPISLIRYWVLQVIFVSSPSLVYMGHAIYRLRVLEKERHKKKAQLKGELEGVDYELTEDRKRLERELRQLDQRKLNKAPLRGSLLFTYIIHILTRSAVEVGFMVGQHLLYGVKLNPLYKCQREPCPNVVDCFVPRPTEKTVFMLFMQSIAGVSLFLNILEIGHLGVKKIRKGYLVRYKLKDEFDECYANKSKKHSTATHTCVGTSASPQKTLPSAPTNYTLLMEKQSDPTVYPILNPPCGFQPIVDLHTSNSNTCILDEQETKSANEVNSTNTAESHLNNSSSNNNEKISKTLASDNKPAKKHPQRKSGFIRCTHPSSESTPSIPMGTMTEIPSEDNEDFCNTNFMYSSTSNAIRKSRRISAPWHCSRAGERSSFTQDSICSTRGRYSFISGRPWSDLKQSSRPSTPDTIGEQSPEHQQYKECDGPITFSPDRKMSLASNSSSRRVPTDLQI; encoded by the coding sequence ATGGGAGACTGGAATTTCCTTGGGGTCATCCTGGAGGAAGTTCATATTCACTCGACAATAGTTGGAAAAATCTGGCTTACCATTCTTTTTATATTTCGTATGCTGGTTTTGGGTGTAGCAGCTGAAGAAGTTTGGAATGATGAACAATCACAGTTTGTATGCAACACAGACCAGCCTGGATGTAAAACTGTTTGCTATGACCAAGCATTTCCTATATCTTTGATTAGATATTGGGTTCTTCAAGTTATATTTGTGTCTTCGCCATCATTGGTATATATGGGCCATGCTATTTATAGACTACGAGTTCTTGAGAAAGAAAGACACAAAAAGAAAGCTCAGTTGAAAGGCGAACTTGAAGGTGTAGACTATGAGTTGACGGAGGATCGCAAGAGATTGGAGCGTGAACTAAGACAACTTGACCAAAGAAAACTCAATAAGGCTCCACTCCGTGGTTCACTCCTCTTCACATATATCATACATATATTAACCAGATCTGCTGTTGAGGTTGGTTTTATGGTTGGTCAGCATTTACTTTATGGAGTTAAATTAAATCCTCTTTACAAATGCCAAAGAGAACCTTGTCCCAATGTGGTTGACTGCTTTGTCCCAAGACCAACTGAGAAGACAGTATTCATGCTGTTTATGCAGAGCATAGCAGGGGTTTCTCTATTTCTCAACATTTTGGAAATAGGACACCTTGGGGTGAAAAAAATCAGGAAAGGTTATTTAGTAAGATATAAACTGAAAGACGAATTTGATGAATGTTATGCAAATAAATCTAAGAAACATTCCACAGCTACTCATACATGTGTTGGTACATCTGCTAGCCCACAAAAGACCCTTCCTTCAGCTCCCACCAACTACACATTGCTGATGGAAAAACAAAGTGACCCAACTGTGTATCCAATATTAAATCCTCCTTGTGGATTTCAACCGATTGTAGATTTACACACGTCTAATAGTAATACTTGTATACTTGATGAGCAGGAAACCAAATCTGCTAATGAGGTAAACTCTACAAATACAGCAGAAAGCCATCTTAACAACAGCAGTTCTAACAATAATGAAAAGATAAGTAAAACTCTTGCTTCTGACAACAAGCCAGCTAAAAAACATCCACAGCGAAAAAGTGGTTTCATAAGATGCACTCATCCAAGTTCCGAAAGTACGCCAAGTATACCAATGGGAACAATGACTGAGATACCTTCTGAAGACAATGAGGATTTCTGCAACACAAACTTTATGTATTCTTCAACTAGCAATGCCATCCGGAAAAGTAGAAGAATCAGTGCTCCATGGCACTGTTCTAGAGCGGGTGAGAGGAGTTCATTCACACAGGACTCAATATGCAGCACCAGAGGACGTTACAGCTTTATTTCTGGTAGACCATGGTCTGACCTTAAGCAAAGCAGCCGGCCAAGCACACCAGATACTATcggtgaacaaagtccagaacaccAGCAGTATAAAGAGTGTGATGGCCCTATAACTTTCTCTCCAGATCGAAAGATGTCACTGGCAAGTAATTCCAGCAGTAGACGTGTTCCCACTGATCTCCAAATTTAG